A DNA window from Candidatus Amarolinea dominans contains the following coding sequences:
- a CDS encoding DUF3307 domain-containing protein, with the protein MIIFLRLLLGHLVGDFALQTGKVARGKLGGWRGLLIHAGLVTFSMLCFGAGAFAGWLPCILALGVAHLLIDSVRTFLVRGLPPQRGLLYLAADQTAHILTLLATTVWGAQVPWHDLWRPPQFALNVSEGQLLGLSCLILLVWVEPVVEMEILRAMTVGIPAVRPTIHPVDRILGALERLLLLNLLLIGFVGLAPLVLVPRLVIYRTLGNLRQEPLFSLALIRASTSALFVVAMTFCLYLL; encoded by the coding sequence ATGATCATCTTCCTACGTTTACTATTGGGTCATCTGGTTGGCGATTTTGCGCTTCAGACCGGCAAAGTTGCCCGTGGCAAGTTGGGCGGCTGGCGCGGACTTCTGATCCACGCCGGGCTGGTGACGTTTTCCATGCTCTGCTTTGGCGCCGGCGCGTTTGCCGGATGGCTTCCGTGCATACTGGCACTCGGCGTCGCCCATCTTTTGATTGACAGCGTGCGCACGTTCCTCGTTCGCGGCTTGCCCCCGCAGCGAGGGCTGCTCTATCTCGCCGCCGACCAAACAGCGCACATCCTGACCCTGCTGGCTACCACTGTCTGGGGCGCGCAGGTGCCGTGGCACGACTTGTGGCGACCGCCGCAGTTTGCGCTCAATGTTTCGGAAGGTCAACTGCTGGGGCTGTCTTGCCTGATCTTGCTGGTGTGGGTCGAGCCGGTCGTGGAGATGGAAATCCTGCGCGCCATGACGGTCGGCATACCAGCCGTCAGGCCAACCATTCACCCTGTGGATCGCATCCTCGGCGCGCTCGAACGTCTGCTTTTGCTGAATCTGCTGCTGATTGGTTTCGTTGGCCTGGCGCCCCTGGTGCTCGTCCCGCGCCTGGTCATTTATCGAACGCTGGGCAACCTGCGCCAGGAGCCATTGTTCAGTTTAGCCCTCATTCGCGCCAGCACCAGCGCCCTCTTCGTTGTTGCCATGACGTTCTGCCTCTATCTGCTCTAA
- a CDS encoding site-2 protease family protein, translated as MIDLSFLSNKLAWLAVIPVLGVLVFWHELGHFLAALWMKVKVEEFGFGYPPRMATLFERKGIKFTLNWLPLGGFVRMVGEETGFDTEGSLTSKKPYQRAIVLLAGPLMNLILAPILYAVVFSSGVPYPLGKVEITTIMPGSPAEQAGILAGDQIVMVGDVRPTTTDAVRETIVQYRGRLMPIIVQRGDQTYSLSLTPRTVEETPTDQGAAGVGIQRALVTASGFGQAVTMGIQRTGEVVIMMTTGLGELLRNVIAPAPDAPPMGGVAGPVGIARITGELARQGLLPLIELTAFLSLNFFIINLLPLPALDGGRLVFVLLEAIRRGKRIPPEREALVHLVGMMGLLALMLVISYFDLAAWWSGAPLFPAQ; from the coding sequence ATGATTGATTTGAGTTTTCTGAGCAACAAACTTGCCTGGCTGGCTGTGATTCCAGTCCTGGGCGTTCTTGTTTTCTGGCATGAGCTGGGCCACTTCTTGGCCGCGCTGTGGATGAAGGTCAAGGTCGAAGAGTTTGGCTTTGGCTACCCGCCCCGCATGGCGACGCTGTTCGAGCGCAAGGGCATCAAGTTTACACTGAACTGGCTGCCGTTGGGCGGCTTTGTGCGCATGGTCGGCGAAGAAACCGGGTTTGACACCGAGGGCAGCCTGACGTCGAAGAAGCCTTACCAACGCGCGATCGTCCTGCTGGCCGGCCCGTTGATGAACCTGATCCTGGCGCCAATTCTATACGCCGTGGTTTTCTCGTCCGGTGTACCGTACCCCCTGGGCAAGGTGGAAATCACCACGATTATGCCAGGTTCGCCGGCCGAACAGGCTGGCATCCTGGCGGGCGACCAAATCGTCATGGTGGGCGATGTGCGTCCCACCACCACCGACGCGGTGCGCGAGACGATCGTGCAGTACCGCGGGCGCCTCATGCCGATTATCGTGCAGCGCGGGGATCAGACCTACAGTCTCTCCCTCACCCCGCGCACCGTGGAGGAAACACCGACCGACCAGGGAGCAGCGGGAGTCGGCATCCAGCGCGCGCTGGTCACAGCCAGCGGCTTCGGCCAGGCCGTGACGATGGGCATTCAGCGCACCGGTGAAGTGGTCATCATGATGACTACCGGCCTGGGTGAACTGCTTCGTAACGTGATCGCACCGGCGCCAGATGCACCGCCCATGGGTGGCGTCGCCGGCCCGGTGGGCATTGCGCGCATCACCGGCGAGTTGGCGCGGCAGGGACTCCTGCCGTTGATCGAGCTGACCGCTTTTCTGAGCCTCAACTTCTTCATTATCAACCTGCTGCCCCTGCCCGCGCTGGACGGTGGACGCTTGGTCTTCGTGCTGCTGGAGGCCATTCGCCGCGGCAAACGCATTCCGCCAGAACGCGAAGCCCTGGTCCACCTGGTTGGCATGATGGGGTTACTGGCGCTCATGTTGGTCATCTCCTATTTTGATCTGGCGGCCTGGTGGAGCGGCGCGCCTCTGTTCCCAGCACAGTAG
- a CDS encoding GDP-mannose 4,6-dehydratase: MRVLITGGAGFIGSHLAEALLAADHRVTIMDNLSTGRFENIAHLVGHPAFHFAIDSITNDIVLDRLTSECDLVFHLAAAVGVELIVRQPVHTIETNVMGTEAVLRTAARYRARVLIASTSEVYGKGSRVPFNEADDVLLGPTNKSRWAYAASKMVDEFLGLAYYQEQGLPVTIMRFFNTIGPRQTGRYGMVIPRLVAQALAGQPLTVYGDGQQSRCFCDVADVVRAALALAARPDTAGEVFNIGGSEEISILDLARLILQVLFPQAPPADADPRIQFVAYADAYAPGFEDMRRRVPDTSKLRALTGWAPAIPLPETIRRVADTLGRQAPISERVRA, from the coding sequence GTGCGTGTATTGATTACCGGTGGCGCCGGTTTTATTGGCAGTCACCTGGCCGAGGCGCTGCTGGCTGCCGACCATCGCGTCACGATCATGGATAACCTGTCAACCGGCCGATTCGAGAATATCGCTCATCTTGTCGGCCATCCGGCCTTCCATTTCGCCATTGACTCGATCACCAACGACATCGTGCTCGATCGGCTGACCAGCGAGTGCGACCTGGTCTTTCACCTGGCTGCGGCCGTGGGCGTGGAACTGATTGTGCGCCAGCCCGTGCATACCATCGAAACCAATGTCATGGGCACCGAGGCGGTTCTGCGCACGGCCGCGCGCTATCGTGCCCGCGTGTTGATCGCCTCGACCTCGGAGGTGTATGGCAAAGGCAGCCGCGTGCCCTTCAACGAAGCCGACGATGTCCTCCTCGGCCCTACCAACAAGAGCCGCTGGGCCTATGCCGCCAGCAAGATGGTGGATGAATTCCTGGGGCTGGCCTATTACCAGGAGCAAGGGTTGCCAGTCACGATCATGCGCTTTTTCAACACGATCGGCCCCCGGCAAACTGGCCGCTACGGTATGGTCATCCCGCGCCTGGTCGCACAGGCGCTGGCGGGGCAGCCTTTGACTGTCTATGGCGACGGCCAACAGAGCCGCTGCTTCTGCGATGTGGCTGACGTGGTGCGCGCCGCCCTGGCCCTGGCCGCCCGGCCTGACACCGCGGGGGAGGTCTTCAACATTGGCGGCAGCGAGGAGATTTCGATCCTCGACCTGGCTCGCCTCATTCTGCAGGTTCTTTTCCCGCAGGCTCCACCCGCCGACGCTGATCCGCGCATCCAATTTGTCGCCTACGCGGATGCCTACGCCCCTGGTTTTGAAGACATGCGCCGCCGCGTGCCCGACACGAGTAAATTGCGCGCCCTGACTGGTTGGGCGCCCGCTATCCCTCTGCCTGAAACGATCCGGCGCGTGGCTGACACACTGGGACGCCAGGCGCCTATTTCCGAAAGAGTAAGGGCATGA
- a CDS encoding nucleotide sugar dehydrogenase, whose protein sequence is MSEIKSHLLTKFNARSASIAIIGLGYVGLPLAVAFVEAGFTVIGIDVDQNKVKAINGGESYVEDVATTRLAAAVARGALSATTDFSALSTCDAAIICVPTPLSKTRDPDVRYLIAAGESVARYVHPGMLVSLESTTYPGTTEELLRPMLEAGGLRAGADFFLAFSPERIDPGRKDYTVENTPKVVGGLTAGCLEVAVAMYRQAIQTIVPVSSTQTAEMVKLLENTFRAVNIALVNETAIMCDKLGIDVWEVIDAANTKPYGFMKFTPGPGVGGHCIPLDPHYLSWKLKTLNYNARFIQLAGEINSEMPRYWVNKVQDALNDVGKPVRGSKVLVLGVAYKKDIDDVRESPALDIVELLSLKGAAVSYHDPHVPSFRHNGHALTSVTDLALALETADCVVIATDHSMYDWADVTRRAALVIDTRHALP, encoded by the coding sequence ATGTCAGAGATCAAATCCCACCTGCTGACCAAATTCAATGCACGATCCGCCAGCATTGCGATCATCGGCCTCGGCTATGTCGGTTTGCCGTTGGCCGTCGCCTTTGTTGAGGCCGGTTTCACCGTGATCGGCATTGACGTTGACCAGAACAAGGTCAAGGCCATCAATGGCGGCGAGTCCTATGTGGAAGATGTGGCTACGACCCGCCTGGCCGCGGCGGTTGCACGCGGCGCCCTGTCAGCCACAACCGATTTCAGTGCGCTGTCCACCTGCGACGCGGCCATTATCTGCGTGCCGACGCCGCTGAGCAAGACGCGCGACCCGGATGTGCGCTACCTGATCGCGGCCGGTGAATCGGTGGCCCGCTATGTTCATCCCGGTATGTTGGTATCACTGGAGTCAACCACCTATCCGGGTACGACCGAAGAACTGCTGCGCCCTATGCTGGAGGCCGGCGGACTGCGTGCGGGCGCCGATTTCTTCCTCGCCTTTTCGCCAGAACGCATTGACCCCGGACGCAAGGACTACACGGTCGAGAACACACCCAAGGTGGTGGGCGGCCTGACCGCTGGCTGCCTGGAAGTGGCTGTGGCGATGTATCGCCAGGCCATCCAGACGATTGTGCCGGTCTCTTCGACACAGACCGCGGAGATGGTCAAACTACTGGAAAACACCTTCCGCGCGGTCAACATCGCCCTGGTCAACGAAACGGCCATCATGTGCGACAAGCTGGGCATTGATGTGTGGGAGGTGATTGATGCCGCCAACACCAAGCCCTATGGCTTTATGAAATTCACGCCTGGCCCGGGCGTTGGCGGGCACTGTATCCCGCTTGACCCGCACTATTTGTCATGGAAATTGAAGACTCTCAACTACAATGCGCGCTTCATTCAATTGGCCGGCGAGATCAACAGCGAAATGCCGCGCTATTGGGTCAACAAGGTGCAGGATGCCCTGAATGATGTGGGCAAGCCTGTGCGTGGCAGCAAGGTCTTGGTGTTGGGCGTGGCGTACAAGAAGGACATTGACGATGTGCGCGAGTCACCGGCGCTGGACATCGTCGAACTGCTGAGCCTGAAGGGCGCGGCCGTGAGCTACCACGATCCCCATGTCCCCTCGTTTCGACATAACGGCCATGCCCTGACATCGGTGACCGACCTGGCGTTGGCGCTGGAGACAGCCGATTGCGTGGTGATTGCCACCGATCATTCCATGTACGATTGGGCTGATGTGACCCGGCGCGCCGCGCTGGTCATTGATACGCGCCACGCCCTGCCGTGA
- a CDS encoding HD domain-containing protein: protein MNPSSTRSFDETLWAARCFAFLSPRLADADPAHDMDHVRRVADMARALTVAEGARLEIVLPAAWLHDCVLLPKTSPQRARASTLAAEAAGEFLRLSDYPPSLIPAVEHAIVAHSFSAGIAPRTLEAKVVQDADRLDAIGAIGIARCLLLGGAQRKPLFDSAQPFPDQRPPDDTSNVLDHFYVKLLRLAELMQTASARAEAQQRTQFMQQFLAQLRREITPPAP from the coding sequence ATGAACCCATCGAGCACTCGATCGTTCGACGAAACCCTCTGGGCGGCACGCTGCTTCGCCTTCCTGTCCCCGCGCCTGGCTGATGCCGACCCCGCGCACGACATGGACCATGTGCGTCGCGTCGCGGACATGGCACGCGCGTTAACCGTGGCCGAAGGCGCCCGCCTGGAAATCGTGCTGCCGGCCGCGTGGCTGCACGACTGCGTCCTGCTGCCCAAGACATCACCGCAGCGCGCCCGCGCCTCCACCCTGGCGGCCGAGGCGGCCGGCGAATTCCTGCGTCTCAGCGATTACCCGCCATCCCTGATCCCTGCCGTCGAACACGCCATCGTCGCGCACAGCTTCTCCGCCGGCATCGCGCCCCGCACCCTGGAAGCGAAGGTCGTGCAGGACGCTGATCGTCTCGATGCCATTGGCGCCATTGGCATTGCCCGCTGCCTGCTCTTGGGCGGGGCGCAGCGTAAACCATTATTTGACAGCGCCCAGCCCTTTCCTGACCAGCGCCCGCCGGATGACACATCCAACGTGCTCGATCACTTCTACGTCAAGCTCCTGCGCCTCGCTGAACTGATGCAAACTGCCAGCGCGCGCGCCGAAGCTCAGCAGCGCACCCAGTTCATGCAGCAGTTCCTGGCACAACTGCGCCGAGAGATCACGCCGCCAGCGCCGTGA
- a CDS encoding GNAT family N-acetyltransferase has protein sequence MLYGERVRLRAIERTDLPTFVRWFNDPEVRQYLLMFEPMSMAMEERWFEKRLSSEDDYLFGIEAHVGDEWVHIGNNGLHRVEWKNRFANFGIALGEKAYWGQGYGTDATRTILQFAFGELNLHRVELDVYDFNPRGIRCYEKAGFRHEGVRREAIFRNGRYHDILTMAALQHEFSLPGA, from the coding sequence ATGTTGTACGGGGAAAGGGTCCGTTTACGGGCCATCGAGCGCACGGATCTGCCGACGTTCGTGCGCTGGTTCAATGATCCAGAGGTGCGCCAGTATCTTCTGATGTTCGAACCGATGTCCATGGCCATGGAGGAACGTTGGTTCGAGAAGCGGCTCAGCAGCGAAGATGATTATCTCTTCGGCATCGAAGCGCACGTCGGGGATGAGTGGGTCCACATTGGCAACAACGGTTTGCATCGTGTTGAATGGAAGAACCGGTTTGCCAACTTTGGCATCGCGCTGGGCGAAAAGGCGTATTGGGGTCAGGGTTACGGCACCGACGCCACCCGCACCATCCTCCAGTTTGCGTTTGGCGAGCTGAACCTGCACCGCGTCGAGCTCGATGTGTATGATTTCAACCCGCGCGGCATTCGCTGCTACGAAAAGGCCGGTTTCCGCCATGAAGGCGTCAGGCGCGAGGCGATCTTCCGCAACGGCCGGTACCACGACATCCTGACCATGGCGGCTCTTCAGCATGAGTTCAGCCTGCCAGGCGCCTGA
- a CDS encoding MFS transporter, whose translation MVNFAVIVLTERVTQRSLFTSLAVLSFVIPPVLVGAFAGVVVDRSNKPAMLWITNLLRMLLLVCFFLFDRDWSPSILLIGIFLLTALFAAVSQFFGPAEAATIPLLVPRNQLLAANALFATTYNASLVGGMAILGPILVAFLGLRRLWLFVAALYGLCVILVARLPSGDRSHEKPLLAVLRDSTDGLGATLHREFWVPVREGWSFMAGNAPVRTATINLSVASTILLVVATLGPGFVSRILGRNPEDVSFLLLPASLGMLLGVVLVGRVVRRVGTARLISLSMVGGALSLAGLALSPFWGSALAQLLWGINAPADLLGNTILGGAIVMAVGLGLVNSFITVPAYTQLQEETEDHMRGRVFASLFMITGSLSMLPVLFAGALADWLGLVAVMVVVALIMGLAGLATLSRRSPAPQPRGQTDAPPGN comes from the coding sequence ATGGTCAATTTCGCCGTCATTGTGCTGACCGAACGGGTCACGCAGCGATCCTTGTTTACCAGTCTGGCTGTCCTGTCGTTCGTGATCCCGCCTGTGTTGGTGGGGGCGTTTGCCGGCGTGGTCGTGGACCGTTCCAACAAACCAGCCATGCTTTGGATTACCAATCTGCTGCGCATGCTGTTGCTGGTTTGCTTCTTCCTGTTCGACCGCGACTGGTCGCCCTCCATTCTGCTGATCGGCATCTTTTTGCTCACGGCGCTTTTCGCCGCGGTATCGCAGTTCTTCGGCCCGGCGGAAGCTGCCACCATCCCGCTCTTGGTGCCGCGCAACCAACTCCTGGCCGCCAACGCCCTCTTTGCCACCACTTATAACGCGTCGCTGGTGGGAGGAATGGCGATCTTGGGGCCAATTCTGGTGGCTTTCCTTGGTTTGCGGCGTTTGTGGCTGTTTGTGGCGGCGTTGTACGGATTGTGCGTCATCCTGGTGGCGCGCCTGCCCTCCGGGGACCGCAGTCACGAGAAGCCGCTGCTGGCGGTCCTGCGTGATTCAACCGACGGCCTGGGCGCAACGCTCCACCGGGAGTTTTGGGTGCCGGTGCGTGAGGGTTGGTCGTTCATGGCCGGCAATGCGCCCGTGCGCACGGCGACCATCAATCTGTCAGTGGCCTCGACCATCCTGCTGGTGGTCGCGACCTTGGGGCCAGGCTTCGTCAGCCGCATTCTGGGCCGCAACCCTGAGGATGTCAGTTTCTTGCTGCTGCCGGCCAGCCTGGGCATGCTGCTGGGCGTCGTGCTGGTGGGCCGGGTCGTGCGCCGGGTGGGCACGGCGCGGCTGATTAGCCTGAGCATGGTGGGGGGTGCGCTTTCCCTGGCCGGTCTGGCCCTCTCGCCGTTCTGGGGCAGCGCGCTGGCGCAGCTTCTTTGGGGAATCAACGCGCCGGCTGACCTCCTGGGCAACACGATCCTGGGTGGGGCCATCGTCATGGCAGTTGGCCTGGGCCTGGTCAATTCCTTCATCACGGTGCCGGCCTACACGCAGTTGCAGGAGGAGACCGAAGATCACATGCGCGGGCGTGTCTTCGCTTCGCTCTTCATGATCACCGGTTCGCTCTCCATGCTGCCGGTGCTCTTTGCCGGTGCGCTGGCCGATTGGCTGGGTCTCGTCGCCGTGATGGTCGTCGTGGCGCTGATCATGGGGCTGGCCGGCCTGGCCACTCTGAGCCGTCGCTCACCGGCGCCTCAACCACGCGGCCAGACCGACGCGCCGCCTGGCAATTGA
- a CDS encoding MoaD/ThiS family protein codes for MEINIKLGEPLWRAVGQRRVQIAWSDDSPPTIADLLAYLQGNYAGFAQALATVDGITHVNPYQFFIDSRIVTAQAIGSRRLRAGETVYIFLPAAGGWDCAPLPRSFLLIPPLSIPG; via the coding sequence ATGGAGATCAACATCAAACTGGGCGAACCCCTGTGGCGGGCTGTCGGTCAGCGCCGCGTGCAGATTGCGTGGTCGGACGATAGCCCGCCGACTATTGCCGACCTCCTGGCCTATCTGCAAGGCAACTATGCCGGTTTTGCACAGGCGCTGGCGACGGTGGATGGCATCACGCATGTCAACCCCTATCAGTTCTTCATTGACTCGCGTATTGTGACTGCGCAGGCTATCGGCTCGCGGCGCTTGCGAGCCGGGGAGACCGTGTATATTTTCCTGCCGGCGGCCGGCGGCTGGGACTGCGCACCGCTGCCGCGCAGCTTTTTGCTCATTCCACCCCTGTCCATTCCGGGATAA
- the glgA gene encoding glycogen synthase GlgA, which yields MPSQLKIVMIAAECVPYAKTGGLADVAGALPKALRALGHEVIVVMPKYSSIDEQKFGLRPFLSPMGVWMGNTQEWCSIYTASNDGVPTFFVDFTRYFDRPGLYHDANYNDYLDNPFRFGFLTRAALQLCVELDFKPDIVHCHDWHTALAPAFLKIWHWNDPILSGAASVLTIHNVAYQGNYDASCYDYLGLQRGNFTADKLEDHGRVNFLKGGIQYADVVNTVSPTYARETRTPALSHGMALYLNGRGDNYVGILNGVDYTEWNPAVDTLIPAHFWPHDLSGKAACKAELQRQMGLEVNSYVPIVGVVSRLAAQKGLDLLAQAIEDIVSSMQVQFAILGSGDPGLEAFFRSAAARHPGRIGAYIGYSNPAAHLIEAGADFFIMPSLFEPCGLNQIYSLKYGTLPIVRATGGLDDTVEQYNEATGTGTGFKFWQPTPRAIFDTVGWAVSTYYDRKHHLNQMIQQAMAQDYSWEKSAHAYENLYDKALRNRQA from the coding sequence ATGCCGTCTCAACTGAAAATTGTGATGATCGCCGCTGAATGTGTTCCCTACGCCAAGACGGGCGGCCTGGCGGATGTCGCCGGCGCCTTGCCGAAGGCGTTACGTGCGTTGGGGCACGAGGTCATCGTGGTGATGCCCAAATACAGCAGCATTGACGAGCAAAAATTTGGCCTGCGCCCCTTCCTCAGCCCAATGGGGGTCTGGATGGGCAACACGCAGGAGTGGTGCAGCATTTATACCGCCAGTAATGACGGTGTACCGACCTTTTTTGTGGATTTCACGCGCTACTTTGATCGTCCTGGCCTCTATCACGATGCTAACTACAACGATTACCTGGACAATCCCTTCCGTTTTGGCTTCCTCACGCGGGCCGCTTTGCAGTTGTGCGTTGAACTCGACTTCAAGCCGGACATCGTGCATTGTCACGACTGGCACACGGCCCTGGCCCCGGCCTTTCTCAAGATCTGGCACTGGAACGATCCCATCTTGAGCGGCGCGGCCAGTGTCCTGACGATTCACAATGTCGCCTACCAGGGCAACTATGACGCCAGTTGTTATGACTACCTGGGCTTGCAGCGGGGCAATTTCACCGCCGACAAGCTCGAAGACCATGGCCGCGTCAACTTCCTCAAGGGCGGCATTCAATACGCAGACGTGGTCAACACGGTCAGCCCCACCTATGCGCGGGAGACGCGCACGCCCGCGCTCTCGCATGGCATGGCGCTCTACCTCAACGGCCGCGGCGACAACTATGTGGGCATCCTCAACGGCGTGGACTACACCGAATGGAACCCGGCCGTGGACACGCTGATTCCCGCGCACTTCTGGCCGCACGACCTGTCGGGCAAAGCCGCGTGCAAGGCTGAGCTGCAGCGTCAGATGGGCCTGGAAGTCAACTCGTACGTGCCGATTGTGGGTGTCGTCAGTCGTCTGGCGGCGCAGAAGGGGCTTGATTTGTTGGCGCAGGCCATCGAGGACATCGTCTCCTCGATGCAAGTTCAGTTCGCCATTCTCGGTTCGGGCGACCCTGGCCTGGAAGCCTTTTTCCGCTCGGCCGCGGCGCGCCATCCTGGCCGCATCGGCGCCTACATCGGCTACAGCAACCCCGCCGCCCACTTGATCGAGGCCGGCGCCGACTTTTTCATCATGCCATCGCTGTTCGAGCCGTGCGGCCTGAATCAAATCTATTCGCTGAAGTATGGCACGCTGCCCATCGTGCGCGCCACCGGCGGCCTCGACGACACCGTCGAGCAGTACAACGAAGCCACCGGCACGGGCACCGGCTTCAAATTCTGGCAGCCAACCCCACGCGCCATTTTCGACACGGTCGGTTGGGCCGTCAGCACCTATTACGATCGCAAGCATCACCTCAACCAGATGATCCAACAGGCGATGGCGCAGGACTATTCCTGGGAGAAGAGCGCCCACGCCTACGAAAATCTGTATGACAAGGCGCTGCGCAACCGACAGGCGTGA
- a CDS encoding glycosyltransferase family 39 protein: MQKITKTLISPLVPILWLVSGTVWFAWHGWQEVHNPSPLATPGYFDWLRYLERLTPTWSLALTLALLVFVGGGWLLWQQTRFDRWLLAAAGIALLALAACRPVTNGFSLLMAVVLAAITAAAGRWVMRRLAIAHEQTANTLFFAWIIGCGLLVLSALTLGSLHLLSTWTLGLALALAALVARHDLWWLGQTARTWRPSLPAGSSQRLMLLALAPFAALDLLGALAPVAAFDATWYHVFLPRLYLQVGGLDYFPALYRSLWFSNVEMLNLWGLALAGDQLVQLISLGLTFLLLLGVFVAARQWFGTQIALLAVLLLFTTPVVASYAPLAYVDIPLALFHLATALAWLRWIQTDKAGWLLTAGLAAGLAAGTKLLGWPYLVLFVVLTLGRLLWRPRAGRWSLLAAAILVAALPSVPWLWRAWALGGDPIFPFGFSWFTEATWNQCADLLHKAHFAYVGVGKVRSLAAVGVILYLVALYGSGIWLSLVWPITLLPLLRAGFGDKRRVLIRLMIAGMLVTLMQAFLFPMPRFFIFAQALGAIVVAACTWFYLTHGPAWSRKLMTALLAIAMALGLAHAASARPDATRAVLGLESEVEALSRGLPEYDAMAWANRNLPAEARVLNWSLRGSFLSRDQVPVDPAFQGLLDFSQLTDAQRFLTRLHELGITHLLVLPDGRQFFYPQGSEVAAHLDAFLAAVDSHLTLLYTHNGTRVYAIDTEGRVPPIPLPGIALCR, from the coding sequence ATGCAAAAAATCACCAAGACACTCATATCACCGCTCGTGCCCATCCTTTGGCTGGTGTCAGGCACCGTGTGGTTTGCCTGGCATGGCTGGCAGGAAGTGCATAACCCCAGCCCACTGGCCACCCCAGGTTACTTCGACTGGTTGCGCTACCTGGAGCGTCTGACGCCCACCTGGAGCCTGGCGTTGACCCTGGCGCTGCTGGTGTTCGTGGGCGGCGGCTGGCTCCTGTGGCAGCAAACCCGCTTTGACCGCTGGCTGTTGGCAGCGGCCGGCATTGCCCTGCTGGCCCTGGCGGCATGCCGACCGGTCACCAATGGCTTCAGCTTGTTGATGGCGGTCGTCCTGGCTGCCATTACGGCCGCGGCCGGCCGCTGGGTCATGCGCCGCCTCGCCATCGCGCACGAGCAGACGGCAAACACGCTCTTCTTCGCATGGATCATCGGCTGCGGTCTACTGGTACTCAGCGCGTTGACGCTTGGCTCCCTGCATCTGCTGTCCACCTGGACACTGGGTCTGGCGTTGGCCCTGGCTGCGCTGGTAGCTCGCCACGATCTGTGGTGGCTGGGACAAACCGCGCGCACCTGGCGCCCCTCGTTGCCCGCAGGCAGCAGCCAGCGCCTCATGCTGCTGGCGCTGGCGCCGTTCGCCGCGCTCGATCTGCTCGGCGCGCTGGCGCCGGTTGCTGCTTTCGACGCCACTTGGTACCATGTCTTCCTGCCCCGGCTCTATTTGCAGGTCGGCGGCCTTGACTACTTCCCGGCACTCTATCGCAGCCTGTGGTTTAGCAATGTCGAGATGCTCAACCTTTGGGGTCTGGCCCTGGCCGGTGACCAACTGGTGCAGTTGATCAGCTTGGGCCTCACGTTCTTATTGCTTCTGGGCGTGTTCGTGGCCGCACGTCAATGGTTTGGAACACAGATTGCACTCCTGGCCGTCCTGCTCCTCTTCACCACCCCGGTCGTCGCCAGCTATGCGCCGTTGGCCTACGTAGACATTCCATTGGCTCTCTTTCACCTTGCAACTGCCCTGGCCTGGTTGCGCTGGATCCAAACCGACAAAGCCGGCTGGCTGCTTACGGCCGGCCTGGCTGCCGGCCTGGCTGCCGGCACCAAGCTTCTGGGCTGGCCCTACCTGGTGCTGTTTGTCGTGCTGACGCTGGGCCGTTTACTCTGGCGGCCACGCGCTGGTCGCTGGTCGCTACTCGCGGCCGCCATACTGGTAGCGGCGCTGCCGTCTGTGCCCTGGCTGTGGCGCGCCTGGGCCCTGGGTGGTGATCCAATCTTTCCGTTTGGGTTTAGTTGGTTTACAGAGGCAACCTGGAACCAATGCGCCGATCTCTTACACAAGGCACACTTTGCCTACGTCGGCGTCGGTAAGGTGCGCAGCCTGGCTGCGGTGGGCGTGATACTCTATTTGGTCGCGCTCTATGGCAGCGGCATCTGGTTGAGCTTGGTCTGGCCGATCACGTTGTTGCCGCTATTGCGGGCCGGATTTGGAGATAAACGGCGCGTCCTGATCCGGTTGATGATAGCTGGCATGCTGGTGACCCTCATGCAGGCTTTTCTCTTTCCCATGCCGCGCTTCTTTATCTTCGCGCAAGCGCTGGGCGCCATTGTCGTGGCAGCCTGCACCTGGTTTTACCTGACGCACGGCCCGGCGTGGTCACGCAAGCTGATGACGGCGCTCTTGGCGATCGCTATGGCGCTGGGGCTGGCCCATGCGGCCTCCGCACGCCCTGACGCCACGCGTGCGGTGTTGGGGCTGGAAAGCGAGGTGGAAGCGCTCAGTCGGGGCTTGCCGGAATATGACGCGATGGCGTGGGCAAACCGTAACCTGCCAGCCGAGGCGCGGGTGCTCAACTGGTCCTTGCGCGGTTCTTTCCTGTCGCGTGACCAGGTGCCGGTTGACCCGGCCTTTCAGGGATTGCTCGATTTTTCCCAACTGACGGACGCGCAGCGCTTTCTGACCCGTCTGCACGAACTAGGCATCACCCATCTGCTGGTGCTGCCCGATGGTCGCCAGTTCTTCTATCCCCAGGGCAGCGAGGTGGCCGCACATCTCGATGCGTTCCTGGCCGCGGTTGACTCCCATCTGACCCTGCTGTACACGCACAATGGCACGCGTGTCTATGCCATTGACACCGAGGGCCGCGTGCCGCCAATCCCCTTGCCTGGCATTGCACTTTGCCGCTAA